The following are from one region of the Etheostoma spectabile isolate EspeVRDwgs_2016 chromosome 2, UIUC_Espe_1.0, whole genome shotgun sequence genome:
- the mnd1 gene encoding meiotic nuclear division protein 1 homolog, with the protein MSKKKGLSLEEKRSRMMEIFFETKDVFQLKDIEKIAPKTKGITPMSVKDVLQSLVDDNMVDCERVGTSNYYWAFPSKALHARKKKLEELQSQISEAKQRKESVQKAVEKAKVGRQDTKERSSLLKELQALKEERTQLQSELDKYRECDPEVIEEMRKSNVVAKEAVSRWTDNIFAIKSWTKKKFSFDDSHINKAFGIPEDFDYMD; encoded by the exons ATG TCAAAGAAGAAGGGACTAAGTTTGGAGGAGAAGAGAAGTCGCATGATGGAGATTTTCTTTGAAACG AAGGATGTGTTTCAGCTGAAAGACATTGAGAAGATCGCTCCTAAGACGAAGGGAATAA CTCCCATGTCTGTGAAGGACGTGCTGCAGAGCCTGGTGGACGACAACATGGTGGACTGTGAAAGAGTGGGTACGTCCAACTACTACTGGGCCTTTCCCAGCAAAGCCCTGCACGCTCGCAAGAAAAAACTGGAGGAGCTGCAAAGTCAG ATTTCTGAAGCAAAGCAGCGGAAAGAGTCTGTACAGAAAGCGGTTGAAAAAGCGAAAGTAGGACGTCAAGATACA aaGGAGAGAAGCTctctgctgaaggagctgcaggCTCTAAAAGAGGAGCGAACTCAGCTGCAGTCCGAGTTGGACAAGTACAGGGAATGTGACCCAGAAGTTATTGAGGAGATGA GAAAGTCAAATGTTGTAGCAAAAGAAGCGGTTTCCAGGTGGACAG ACAATATTTTTGCCATAAAGTCATGGACAAAGAAGAAGTTCTCTTTTGATGACAGCCACATTAATAAAGCCTTTGGGATTCCTGAAGACTTTGACTACATGGACTGA